From one Lycium ferocissimum isolate CSIRO_LF1 chromosome 5, AGI_CSIRO_Lferr_CH_V1, whole genome shotgun sequence genomic stretch:
- the LOC132055953 gene encoding cleavage stimulating factor 64 isoform X1, with protein MATSDSQRRCVFVGNIPYDATEEQLIQICEEVGPVVSFRLVIDRETGKPKGYGFCEYKDEETALSARRNLQGYEINGRQLRVDFAENDKNSDRNREQGRGGPGMVANADPKKHMGGPAVPVDSALQQPLGMSVAMTAAAVMSGALGAAQSGSSFGQAGVDPLTLHISKLSRSQLNDVMSEFKAMCTQNKEQTRQLLLAIPNLSKALFQAQLILGMVTQPMLQTPNIRQAAAPQLQPLLLDSQRSQQQATQSLPGLPPLPPNLLPQARPQVQLAQPGQNQVLHSQFPSPSRILPPMQPQVNVSVNPPIQVGTSSAIKQQMQPPFLQQAGPVASTSFTYNNQLGTTNTSYHPPPSMRPPLLEQGFQGNPSAVSGVLDNMNKDSRRPQAPNNSSLITRPAYPSGLPEEKRGASNNLDLLSRPSKQARLNDGISYALPVASVSTSLPGPSTQVSVAAEVSNPDKQASQVQLPSDVESALLQQVLSLTPEQLSSLPPDQQQQVIQLQQMLRQPT; from the exons ATGGCCACTTCTGATTCTCAGCGTCGCTGCGTCTTTG TTGGGAATATACCATATGATGCTACTGAGGAACAACTAATTCAAATCTGTGAGGAAGTTGGACCTGTTGTTTCCTTCAG ATTAGTGATTGATAGAGAAACTGGGAAACCAAAAGGTTATGGATTCTGCGAATACAAGGATGAAGAGACTGCCTTGAGTGCTCGTCGCAACCTTCAGGGGTACGAGATAAATGGTCGGCAGCTAAGAGTTGATTTTGCTGAAAATGATAAGAATTCTGACAGAAATCGTGAACAG GGTCGCGGTGGACCTGGCATGGTCGCGAATGCTG ATCCCAAAAAGCACATGGGGGGACCAGCTGTCCCTGTGGATTCTGCACTTCAGCAACCATTAGGCATGTCGGTAGCTATGACTGCTGCAGCCGTTATGTCAGGAGCTCTTGGAGCTGCTCAGAGTGGCAGCTCATTCGGTCAGGCTGGAGTAGATCCTTTAACACTACATATTTCCAAATTGTCTAGGAGCCAACTGAATGATGTTATGTCTGAGTTTAAG GCAATGTGTACACAAAACAAGGAACAGACACGCCAACTGCTGCTAGCAATTCCAAATTTGTCAAAAGCTCTTTTTCAG GCACAACTAATACTAGGAATGGTAACCCAACCAATG TTGCAGACGCCAAATATTCGACAAGCTGCTGCTCCTCAGCTGCAGCCATTGTTGCTAGATAGTCAGCGAAGTCAACAACAAGCAACTCAGTCTCTTCCTGGGTTACCCCCACTTCCCCCAAATTTGCTCCCTCAGGCACGGCCTCAGGTTCAACTGGCGCAACCAGGGCAGAACCAAGTTTTGCATAGTCAGTTTCCCTCGCCTTCTAGAATCCTTCCACCAATGCAACCCCAGGTCAATGTGTCAGTTAACCCACCAATTCAGGTGGGAACTTCCTCTGCTATAAAGCAGCAAATGCAGCCGCCTTTCTTACAACAAGCTGGGCCTGTTGCGTCTACGAGTTTTACATATAATAATCAGCTGGGGACAACAAATACAAGCTATCATCCTCCTCCGTCAATGCGTCCCCCATTATTGGAACAAGGTTTTCAG GGAAACCCTTCTGCCGTTTCTGGTGTCTTGGATAATATGAATAAAGACTCTCGACGACCACAGGCTCCTAATAATTCATCTTTGATTACCAGACCAGCTTACCCTTCAGGTTTGCCTGAGGAGAAGAGAGGGGCATCTAATAATCTAGATCTTCTGAGTCGGCCATCAAAACAGGCAAGGCTAAATGATGGAATAAGTTATGCCCTGCCTGTTGCAAGTGTATCTACGTCCCTGCCAGGACCCTCGACTCAAGTTTCAGTTGCAGCGGAAGTGTCAAACCCTGATAAACAAGCTAGTCAG GTGCAGCTTCCCTCGGACGTAGAGTCTGCCTTGCTGCAACAAGTACTGAGTCTCACTCCTGAACAGTTAAGTTCACTGCCACCAGATCAGCAGCAGCAGGTCATTCAGCTCCAACAGATGCTTCGGCAGCCAACATAG
- the LOC132055953 gene encoding cleavage stimulating factor 64 isoform X2, protein MATSDSQRRCVFVGNIPYDATEEQLIQICEEVGPVVSFRLVIDRETGKPKGYGFCEYKDEETALSARRNLQGYEINGRQLRVDFAENDKNSDRNREQGRGGPGMVANADPKKHMGGPAVPVDSALQQPLGMSVAMTAAAVMSGALGAAQSGSSFGQAGVDPLTLHISKLSRSQLNDVMSEFKAMCTQNKEQTRQLLLAIPNLSKALFQAQLILGMVTQPMLQTPNIRQAAAPQLQPLLLDSQRSQQQATQSLPGLPPLPPNLLPQARPQVQLAQPGQNQVLHSQFPSPSRILPPMQPQVNVSVNPPIQVGTSSAIKQQMQPPFLQQAGPVASTSFTYNNQLGTTNTSYHPPPSMRPPLLEQGFQGNPSAVSGVLDNMNKDSRRPQAPNNSSLITRPAYPSGLPEEKRGASNNLDLLSRPSKQARLNDGISYALPVASVSTSLPGPSTQVSVAAEVSNPDKQASQLPSDVESALLQQVLSLTPEQLSSLPPDQQQQVIQLQQMLRQPT, encoded by the exons ATGGCCACTTCTGATTCTCAGCGTCGCTGCGTCTTTG TTGGGAATATACCATATGATGCTACTGAGGAACAACTAATTCAAATCTGTGAGGAAGTTGGACCTGTTGTTTCCTTCAG ATTAGTGATTGATAGAGAAACTGGGAAACCAAAAGGTTATGGATTCTGCGAATACAAGGATGAAGAGACTGCCTTGAGTGCTCGTCGCAACCTTCAGGGGTACGAGATAAATGGTCGGCAGCTAAGAGTTGATTTTGCTGAAAATGATAAGAATTCTGACAGAAATCGTGAACAG GGTCGCGGTGGACCTGGCATGGTCGCGAATGCTG ATCCCAAAAAGCACATGGGGGGACCAGCTGTCCCTGTGGATTCTGCACTTCAGCAACCATTAGGCATGTCGGTAGCTATGACTGCTGCAGCCGTTATGTCAGGAGCTCTTGGAGCTGCTCAGAGTGGCAGCTCATTCGGTCAGGCTGGAGTAGATCCTTTAACACTACATATTTCCAAATTGTCTAGGAGCCAACTGAATGATGTTATGTCTGAGTTTAAG GCAATGTGTACACAAAACAAGGAACAGACACGCCAACTGCTGCTAGCAATTCCAAATTTGTCAAAAGCTCTTTTTCAG GCACAACTAATACTAGGAATGGTAACCCAACCAATG TTGCAGACGCCAAATATTCGACAAGCTGCTGCTCCTCAGCTGCAGCCATTGTTGCTAGATAGTCAGCGAAGTCAACAACAAGCAACTCAGTCTCTTCCTGGGTTACCCCCACTTCCCCCAAATTTGCTCCCTCAGGCACGGCCTCAGGTTCAACTGGCGCAACCAGGGCAGAACCAAGTTTTGCATAGTCAGTTTCCCTCGCCTTCTAGAATCCTTCCACCAATGCAACCCCAGGTCAATGTGTCAGTTAACCCACCAATTCAGGTGGGAACTTCCTCTGCTATAAAGCAGCAAATGCAGCCGCCTTTCTTACAACAAGCTGGGCCTGTTGCGTCTACGAGTTTTACATATAATAATCAGCTGGGGACAACAAATACAAGCTATCATCCTCCTCCGTCAATGCGTCCCCCATTATTGGAACAAGGTTTTCAG GGAAACCCTTCTGCCGTTTCTGGTGTCTTGGATAATATGAATAAAGACTCTCGACGACCACAGGCTCCTAATAATTCATCTTTGATTACCAGACCAGCTTACCCTTCAGGTTTGCCTGAGGAGAAGAGAGGGGCATCTAATAATCTAGATCTTCTGAGTCGGCCATCAAAACAGGCAAGGCTAAATGATGGAATAAGTTATGCCCTGCCTGTTGCAAGTGTATCTACGTCCCTGCCAGGACCCTCGACTCAAGTTTCAGTTGCAGCGGAAGTGTCAAACCCTGATAAACAAGCTAGTCAG CTTCCCTCGGACGTAGAGTCTGCCTTGCTGCAACAAGTACTGAGTCTCACTCCTGAACAGTTAAGTTCACTGCCACCAGATCAGCAGCAGCAGGTCATTCAGCTCCAACAGATGCTTCGGCAGCCAACATAG
- the LOC132055954 gene encoding phosphatidylinositol transfer protein CSR1 — MAFQLFFRPPLGSHFVKATPLVANKPHGYSSLCIRNCVAMDPQKSQKLVLDVKERLEKEYTDLPVGRNGRDDEEMILWFLKDRKFSVDDAVSKLHKAIRWRREFGVTNLSEESVKSIAETGKAYVHDNFDVYGRPVLIVDASKHFPQKQDPDEDEKLCVFLIEKALSRIPAGKQDILGIIDLRGFGTENADLKFLTFLFDVFYYYYPRRLGQVLFVEAPFVFKPLWQLVKPMLKQYASLARFCSGKEVREEYFTEETVPASFRK, encoded by the exons ATGGCATTCCAGTTGTTTTTTAGACCTCCACTAGGTAGCCATTTTGTCAAAGCTACTCCTCTTGTTGCCAATAAACCCCATGGATATAGCAGCTTATGTATTCGGAATTGCGTCGCAATGGACCCTCAGAAATCCCAAAAG TTAGTGCTGGATGTAAAGGAGAGACTTGAAAAAGAATATACTGATCTCCCGGTGGGAAGAAATGGAAGAGATGATGAGGAGATGATTTTATGGTTCCTGAAGGATCGCAAATTCTCTGTTGATGATGCTGTTTCCAAGCTGCATAAAGCCATT AGATGGCGTCGTGAATTTGGTGTAACAAATTTGTCAGAAGAGTCAGTTAAAAGTATTGCTGAAACTGGAAAAGCATACGTGCACGACAATTTTGATGTCTATGGAAGACCAGTCTTGATAGTGGACGCATCAAAGCATTTTCCTCAG AAGCAGGACCCTGATGAAGATGAGAAGTTATGTGTCTTTCTAATTGAGAAGGCATTGAGCAGAATTCCCGCTGGCAAACAAGACATACTTGGTATAATTGATCTGAGAGGGTTTGGAACGGAGAATGCAGATCTTAAGTTCCTTACTTTTTTG TTTGATGTTTTCTACTACTATTATCCAAGACGATTAGGTCAGGTTCTTTTTGTTGAAGCTCCTTTTGTGTTCAAACCACTGTGGCAGCTTGTCAAACCCATGCTCAAGCAATATGCTTCATTG GCGAGATTTTGCTCCGGAAAGGAGGTCAGAGAGGAGTATTTTACAGAAGAGACAGTCCCGGCTAGTTTTAGAAAATGA
- the LOC132055952 gene encoding uncharacterized protein LOC132055952, giving the protein MAKARLKNGLIILLAISIACSTKLCKAIESPQYKVVHSESDFEIRHYRESVWMTAPVNEISFEKATKNGFHRLFQFIQGANLNSSRIYMTKPVLTSIVPGAGPLHSSAYFVKFYLPDKFQADPPLPLPELNLQPDPWTSHCIAVRKFSGFARDRNIVKEAEKLALSLSRSPWANSTASTSEYAYSIAQYNSPFRIFGRVNEVWVDVAGSRASGCKSNLVAAY; this is encoded by the exons ATGGCAAAGGCAAGGTTGAAGAATGGTTTAATAATCCTTTTAGCGATAAGTATTGCGTGTTCGACAAAATTGTGCAAAGCAATCGAATCACCACAGTACAAAGTAGTGCATTCAGAATCAGATTTTGAAATCAGACATTACAGGGAATCAGTATGGATGACTGCACCCGTCAATGAAATCTCCTTTGAGAAAGCCACCAAAAATGGTTTTCACAG ATTGTTTCAGTTCATCCAAGGTGCAAATTTGAACTCTTCTCGTATCTATATGACAAAGCCAGTTTTGACGAGCATAGTCCCAGGAGCGGGTCCTCTTCACTCATCAGCATACTTTGTTAAATTCTACTTGCCTGATAAGTTCCAAGCTGATCCACCTCTTCCACTTCCGGAACTGAACCTTCAACCTGATCCATGGACTAGTCATTGCATTGCTGTTAGGAAGTTTTCAGGATTTGCAAGAGATAGAAACATTGTTAAAGAAGCTGAAAAACTGGCTCTGAGTTTGAGTAGATCTCCATGGGCAAACTCTACTGCTTCTACAAGTGAATATGCTTACTCTATAGCGCAGTATAATTCTCCCTTCCGGATCTTTGGACGTGTCAATGAAGTGTGGGTGGATGTCGCTGGATCTAGAGCAAGTGGTTGCAAATCCAATCTAGTTGCTGCATACTGA
- the LOC132055955 gene encoding plant UBX domain-containing protein 10-like, whose protein sequence is MSSSSGRATGQSYNGIVRRMVSLPRNIMGGFSRVMDQGMDLMGIGGRRNQQHQLPHPNSPYQHPYEFPFQDPFDFPPQNYPHDPSMVQEEWAFLTTFEQQYGTEHPFFYACKFMDALKIAKDEHKFLFVYFHSPQHPFTPSFCSETLCCDLVVQFLDANYVCWGALADRGEGLQMATTLKASSFPFCALVAPAPGDSIAVLQQLEGPVSPAELVEILQRTMEEQGLAFGSGRAREQEKLRADRRLREEQDVAFIASLQIDEEKEKLKNIMPSHRNSKPEHVPNKSNQEKPKQNPTIQTSKQKEATSARVTMQNPSLSQPSKRKESIFAKATMQDPTQSHSSKKEEPSIASSGKNAPVTQIAIRFPNGERREQSFSSIDKIQAIFRYIDSLGLPGVENYRLISNFPRKVYGVDQMGVTLKDAGLHPKASLFLELL, encoded by the exons ATGTCTTCTTCAAGTGGAAGAGCAACAGGGCAATCCTACAATGGTATTGTAAGAAGAATGGTGAGTCTTCCTCGTAACATTATGGGTGGATTTTCAAGAGTAATGGATCAAGGAATGGACCTAATGGGAATTGGAGGAAGAAGAAATCAGCAACACCAATTGCCACACCCAAATTCCCCTTACCAACACCCTTATGAATTCCCTTTTCAAGATCCATTTGATTTCCCTCCACAAAATTACCCACATGACCCTTCAATGGTCCAAGAAGAATGGGCATTTTTAAccacttttgagcagcaatatGGCACTGAACATCCATTTTTCTATGCCTGTAAATTCATGGATGCACTAAAGATAGCTAAGGATGAGCACAAGTTCTTGTTTGTGTACTTTCACTCTCCACAGCACCCTTTTACACCTTCTTTCTGCAGTGAGACATTGTGTTGTGACCTTGTGGTACAGTTTCTTGATGCAAATTATGTTTGTTGGGGTGCACTTGCTGATAGAGGGGAGGGTTTGCAGATGGCGACAACTTTAAAGGCTTCAAGTTTTCCTTTTTGTGCCCTTGTGGCTCCTGCTCCTGGAGATAGCATAGCTGTGCTGCAACAG TTGGAGGGTCCAGTCTCCCCAGCTGAATTAGTGGAGATATTACAAAGAACAATGGAAGAACAAGGATTGGCTTTTGGCAGTGGAAGGGCCAGAGAGCAGGAAAAGTTAAGGGCGGATCGCCGACTAAGGGAAGAACAAGATGTAGCTTTCATTGCATCTCTTCAGATTGATGAG GAGAAAGAGAAACTCAAGAACATAATGCCCTCACATCGGAATTCAAAACCAGAACATGtcccaaataaatcaaatcaagagaaacCTAAACAAAATCCAACTATCCAAACCAGCAAGCAAAAAGAAGCTACTTCTGCCAGAGTAACTATGCAAAACCCTTCACTATCCCAACCTAGCAAGAGAAAAGAATCTATCTTTGCCAAAGCAACTATGCAAGATCCTACACAATCCCATTCTAGTAAGAAGGAGGAGCCTTCCATTGCAAGTTCAGGAAAAAATGCTCCAGTGACTCAG ATTGCAATTCGATTTCCTAATGGTGAGAGGAGGGAGCAGAGCTTCTCATCAATAGACAAGATTCAAGCAATTTTTCGGTATATCGATTCGCTAGGGTTGCCTGGAGTTGAAAATTACAGATTGATATCAAACTTTCCAAGGAAAGTCTATGGTGTGGATCAAATGGGAGTGACACTCAAAGATGCAGGCCTTCATCCTAAAGCAAGCCTCTTCCTGGAGCTTCTTTGA